The following are from one region of the Silene latifolia isolate original U9 population chromosome 9, ASM4854445v1, whole genome shotgun sequence genome:
- the LOC141599769 gene encoding large ribosomal subunit protein eL37x-like has protein sequence MGKGTGSFGKRRNKTHTLCVRCGRRSFHLQKSRCSACAFPAARTRKYNWSVKAIRRKTTGTGRMRYLRNVPRRFKTGFREGTQAAPRRQVAAASA, from the exons ATG GGTAAAGGAACAGGTAGTTTTGGAAAAAGAAGGAACAAGACACACACTTTATGCGTCCGTTGTGGCCGTCGCAGTTTCCATCTTCAGAAAAGTCGTTGCTCTGCTTGTGCTTTTCCTGCTGCTCGTACTCGCAAAT ACAATTGGAGTGTGAAAGCGATAAGGAGGAAGACAACAGGTACTGGCCGTATGAGGTATCTCCGTAATGTCCCTCGCCGTTTCAAGACTGGTTTCAGAGAAG GCACTCAAGCTGCACCAAGGAGGCAAGTGGCAGCTGCATCAGCTTAA